Sequence from the Pan paniscus chromosome 4, NHGRI_mPanPan1-v2.0_pri, whole genome shotgun sequence genome:
TAGTAGCAATACTTAGATAGGGAGTATGGTCTACTAATGCCTCCTCAGCTCCTGAAGAGAATTCTGGCTGAAAAGAAGGACCAGCATGTTTTTTGTCTTCATACTCCTCCTGAGTCCTTTCAAATTGGCCCAATGTTGGTATTATTTCACTTTGGTCTGCAATAGCTTGACCATCAGACAAAGTGCTTGATTCAAACATGTCATCCAGGGCTTTTGCTTCAGCTTTTATTCCTTCAATCTCTGGAATAACTGTGGCAGACTTATGAGGAATTGGTAGGGATGTTGCCGTGGGAAGTAAAACGTCTAATTCTGTTTCTGTGCTAGGAGCAGGGATCCCAGTTGTGAAGTTAAAGCCCATGTGATCTAGTTGGCTTCTATCTTCATAAGTCATTGATTCATCATGTGTTGCCTGAGTGTAGCTAGCCAGAACATCAGCAGAGCCCTCAAATGTTTCCTCAGTTAAAGAAAGGTTGACAGCTGCCtcatagatctcttgaacttgagTGCTGTCGTCATTACTTTCATCATTACTGTCATGTGGTTCTGATGGTACCTCTGTATCTATATCTGTTTGCATTCCAAGAATGTCTTCATACACAGGTTTAGTATGATCAATATCTATGATAGTATTTTTATCCGATGTCAGCTCAGGTAGAATTTCAAGGATGGTACTCTCTGTAATTGTCAATATTAAATCCTTGTCCTCTTTGTCCAGGTCTATGATAATATTTTCAGTGGGTTTTTTTCTGTTAGGTTTTAAGGTGGAATCCTCGAATTCCCTGAAACGGTCTCGGAAACTACCGTCTGTGGACCTCTCATATGACACTGTATTTGACAGTGTGCTAGTTGGATCAGGGGAGCTTTTGTTCTGCTCTGAATGAAGAGGCAGCATCACTGAAACTGTTGGGAATCCATCAGCAGTAACAGCTTTAGCGCTTGGCACCTCAGGATGTCTTTCCAGGGACCCATCAGAAACAAATGTGGTGCTGCTTTCTTGTCTGGTTGCCTGAGTAGTTGCAGAAGTGTGAAATGAATCAACAATATCCACTTCTCCAGATCCTTCTCCAGAAGGTTCATAATACAAGTCAGATGGTTTTGGTGCTGATGTATCAAATTCTTTGGCCATTTCAAAACCATAAGCTCTAGCCAGAAAATCAGTAGACGAGGCTGTTGTTTCGTTAATTTCTGCTGTTGAAGAATTCTTGTTAGAGTCTTGTTCAGTTATGGTTTGTGGTCTACTAGTCTGGATTTCTTCTGCCCACCTGAGAGTCTGATTTTGAGGATGTCCGATGTCCGTGGAGAAAGGGAGAGGTGCCACCGTGGGTCCTTCTGCTCCAGTGTCACTTAAAATTTCTATTAAGGTTGTGCTGGTTACTGACCCACTACCTTCAAAGATGTCTGTTTGAGATACGAGTGGTCCAACTTCTTTTGCCACATTTTCCATTCTGTTAGAGTCTTCAATTTTGTCACTTGAGGTACTTTCCACTTGAGAAGTGTGGGGATATAATGTGTTATTGATTTGTTCCACTTCAGTAAAATTCACTGACTCTGTTGGTAGAGTAGGTAAAACTTCTTCTCCTGATCCCAGTCCAGAGAATAAGAGCTCAGTATCTGACTCTTGAATTGTTGGTCTCATGCCTTTGGGAAAATGTTTtgtactttcttcctttttgattgGTGAATCTGTGACTACATGTTCAGCTGGTATAGATTCAGTTACTAATGCAGTAGCTAAGAAAAAATGTGACTTTTCAGTAGCTTCAGGGAGAGTTGTGTAAGATTCCAAGCCATTTGCATCTGGATCTGGAGTAGACATGTTAACTAAAGAAGTGTCTTCCTCCTTCATTTCTTTatcatgactgtaagttttctttgttgttagtACAGAATAATCTGTGGTTTTGAGTTCAGTTTCAGTAAATGTCTGTGAATCAAAGATTGTTTGTTCTGTTGCAGGAGAGTTTTGAGGGGATTCAAATGACTTTTCTTCTTGAATTTGTTCCTCTGATGTTGTTTCACTTTCAATTTCTTGTCTTACAGGGTTGACTTCTTGCCTAGACCATAATTTGGCTGGCTCTATAGTTTGGGGAAAGTTTGTTGAAACTGTGCCACTGACCTTTACTTCCTCCTTCTCTACTGGAGCTTTCGTACCTTCCACTTCTGCTGTTGGTAAAATGGTGGATCTTCTATCAATTTCATTGACAGTACCCACTTCTCCCAATCCTTCATCAATAATGGAGGAAGCTGTACCAGAAAACTTTCGCACAGCACTGGGAAGCACTGGAACAACAGAGCTGCTGACTGTGACCAGTTGCTCACCTGAGCCCTCAGCTGAGGATGTAAACTCTTCCCAGGGGAAGGCTGAAGTGCTGACCATGGTGCTACTGGGTCCTTCTGAGTCAGATATGTGGCTGATGTGAACTGAAGTAGGTACTGTAGATGGTGAAGTCTGGGTGTCCCTAAATGCTGCATCTCCAGAGCCTTCCGTCATTACCGTTTCTTCTTTTGCTATGGGATGAGACACTGTTGAGTATTCTCTAAAGTCACCACTGAAATCTTCCTCCAAAGGAAAACCTGTGGAAAAGCCCCTTATTTCTGCCCCATAATTTGGTTCTTCTAATCGCTCTGAAATCACTATTTCCCTGGATGTTTGGGTTATATTTTCAGCAACTTCTCTGTCCATTACTGTACTCAAAACCAGTCCTGTTGGCTCAGTGGAGAATGTAGTTTCCACATGCGGAGACAAAGTGCCAGCTGCTTCCTTTTCAGCTTGAATTTCATACTCTAAgtttaatgaaaatgaagaaacagtGGTGGTTTCTGGGTCGGCAGCAGCTTCTCCAGAGCCCTGCTCCATAAAGACAGAGGCAGGACTACGTGGGAGAGTGGTCAGCCCTTCCTGAACCCCAGGTTGATGGACACTGCTGTGCTCAGTGGTCTGTGCCCCCAAATTTTCTAATGTATTTGTTTCTGTAAAGACAGGAGTAGAATCTGTCATTTCCCTTTCGGACTGTGTTGGTGTTGTCAAGGACATAAAACTTTTCCTGGTACCTGAATCACTAGATGTAGCTACATTTGGACTTTCTAATTCAAAGGGTAAAATTAATTGATCCGATCTCTGTGTAGATGAATATACCTCAACTGTAGAAGCCGTACCTGtagttccctcctcctccttccttttcttttcctcaacaGAGGTACTGGAAATCCACTCAGAAGTGTCTGTTTCACTTACAAACTTGGTAGGCACCACTTTTGCAGAAGTTTGTTCAGAAACTGGATAAATGGTGGTTGCAGGAACCTCAAAAAAGCTTTCTGTGATTATCCTGCTAGTGTCTAAAGTAATGAGTGTATCAGTAGTATTTCTCTGTGATAAATCAGTTACCATGGTGAACATTGTATCTTCATCTTCTTCTGCTTCTCCAGAGCCTTCTGTAATTGGAATCGAAGAACTCCCTGAGAGCTCTACAACTTGTCTAGGAGTTGCTTCTACCCAGCTTTCTTTGGTAGACAACAGGTCATCTGGCCAAGGATTTCCTATTAGGGTAACTGCTTCTTCCTCTGAAACATATGCTGATGCAGAACTTGGAACTATAGTGGGAGTGTATGTGACAGAAGTACTTTTTTCTACCTCTTCACCAAATGTTACTTCTGTAGCCCTTGCAAAGGCTATTTTCTGAGATTCTTGGTCAATGGCAATCTCTCCTGAAGACTCTTCAGGAAACAGAGATACAGGTTCAGTATGTTCACGTCCCTGATGACCAACTTCAGTATCTCTCTCTGTGACTGATTCTGCCCCTTTTTTGGCTgttccactttcaaattcctcATGGAATGGGACTGTGGGGAAAACATCAGGCTCACCACCTGAAAAATGTTCTGATGTTTCAGGGTAAGTCTCAGGCTTCCATGTAATTTCAAGAGACTCAGTTGTTTCTGTAGATTCATTAGGTTGCACAGCAGTAGACAATTCcgttttggctattacaaatggaTGAGTATCACTTTCGGAGCTGTCCGAGAAATTTTGAGAAGGTGCAACACTTTCAAACTGGCCACGCCTAGCTTCTGCAGCTTCTGGGTCCTTGGGCACAGTGGTAACGAGATGCTTCCCATTTATGTACTGCACAGATGGGGTGGTTGTCACATCAGTAGCATTTGCacactcttcttcttcttcttcattttcttcactgTGGTATAGGTCTATTTCAATTATGTCAGGGAATTCAGGTAAAATTTCAGCCATTAGATCATGCACTGGATCTGTTTCTTCACTACAAGGTTCATCTTCTTTAGATTCTGAATCTATTGGATGACCAATTACACTCAAATCACTCATTCGACCTGAAAAAAACAGAGTTTTCACAATACTTAAATAGAAAATTTGGCAGTGTATGACAGAAGAAATTGATAGCAAGGCTggtcacacccacacacacaaagaaggatTCAAATCTTTTCATAATAAGTGCAATCACCCTCTTATATGGTTCTCGGTCTTCAAATTTACTGTTTTTGtattaacaataagaaaaatgaattcaATTTAACATTATTAAAACAGGTTATAAAGACTCATCAACACATTTAAGAAAACAACATAGTCCTTAAAATGAAGCAAGGAATCACATATACAATGTAATCTTGAAGTGCAGGAATTCATCTTTGTGTGAGCtgcaaaaagagtaaaattaagactatttcatataaaaacaatttaaaaattaaaaattgaggcCATATCATATAGAATTAATTACTTTTTCTATAGCTCTATTTCTATATATGATCTATATAGAAAAAGTAATTGTCCTTTATGTAAGGGAATAATTTATACACTCTCTATTcaataagaaaatgagaagagattCCTTCTGGCCCCTTTATAATCTGTTCTAGAGCAGACTGTTTTATGGAAAAACAAGAGAGCTTTATTTATAGCCCTTTTACATTGCAATGGCATCCTCTAGCTACTGTGGCACTGAGACATGAGCTTAACCACATCCCATGCACAAGAGTGGGAAGCTCTGGATAGGCGGGCTCTATTGGAAATAGCTCACTGAAAGGACCAGAAAGAGCCTTCCACACCTATAGACCTTTATCCTTCCTGGGATGTGACCCAGATTAGGCTGATTTTAGTTCTTGTCATTAACATCTTCTCAAAGAAAGTTCAGGAGTCCTATCTAAATATTCTAACTAGCATTCTTCGAAAAGTACGTATCATCAGAATATTTCCCAGATTGTAAATTGCCATATGGTACCAACCACTAAGCTCAATGGCCTTTTCTGCTATCAGAAATACATCAGCAAAGCTCCTTGTCTTGGGCACTAGGAAAGAGGAAATTCTGAGGCCTCATCATAGAGGCATTCAACTGTCCTAGAACAGGGTCCTGCCACTGCAGCTGCCTTACTTTCAGTGACAAAGCAGTATGAAAATGTGCCTGTGGATATACTGACCCATAAAGAAGACAAAGAATTTACACACTACTCACCACCCTGCCCATAGGAATAATACTACAGAATGAGTTTTCAAACTATCCCCAATCTATAACACACATGCATAGGCCAAACCTGAGAAGTGTTTAGGAGAAATCATTATGACGGAGCCAACCCTGCTTCCCAACCTATCATCTAAAGGGGAGAAAACAACTGTTTTCTCCTGAATTGTTCCTGTTGCAAGAAGCTATTTCCTTCTATGTATAGAAGAAACAATATCTAGCTTTTGCTGTTTcatcagagaagaaaaaaccCTATTGAAGAGGAATCAGTGTTGCTTATATTCTAATCTATTTTATGAATCAAGACAAATATAGAAGTGTAGGAACTACCAAGACAAATTCCACAGAAgctccttgaattttttttaaattaaaaaacccaGACAATAAGACTTTTATGTAATGCGAAGACATATACATTTATCCCTTTTATTCTaatagaaacaagaaagaaaactctcTTTTCTATCCCACCACATCTTCACTAAATTATTTCACTAAAATACTTCTGTGTAGGACTGGGTTATTCTTATCCTAACTAAACACCCTTCCTATTGAAATTTTACACACTACAGTTCATTTCTTctctctgcattccattccattctgtatatTCAGCTTTTCAACTACTTAAACTACAGCATATGGGTattcaaataaatgagaaaatatttctaccACAAAGAGAAGCGAGATAAATACATAACTCTAGTgtgttataaaaacataaaatgaatacAGATTATTTCTGACACAGATGTTGCAATTGTTACTAATTGCTCAGTGCAGGAGAATGATTAAATgccttgtcatttaaaaatataggtaaTTAAAAAGACTAGGTTTCTTCAATATTAGGTCACTAAAGTTGTTACTCGGATCTTACATATAGtacccatggtgtatatgttttaaaataggaCACCATAAAATATTCAGATGATAACATCCTCTTAATTCAGTTTGCATTGAAGGTAAACTTTGTGCTATGaaaaaagaatgtgaagaaaatgtttaaacTATATGAGCGGAAGCATTTAAAATGCCTTCTGTACAAAAGAATCTCTTGAAATATTCACATCAATAATTTTATCCAAGCCAGGAGTCTCTCATTGCTAAAACTATTTGAATATAGTTGAATTAAGCCAGACTCAGTTAAACTATTCAGTACAACTTCGTGGGATTTAACTGGAGTTTAAAAATGTGCATATCTTAAACTGCTCACACTATCATTTTACATGCAAGCAActcttttattttgcttcattaACTTAAATAAAACTAGAATTCATGATTAAGAAATATTAGACAAAGGTACACTAAATTCTTACTTACCCTGTTTGGTGACACCAAAACTTTCATTTAAATACagagaaaagattttaaataagaaacaTGGGTCAGTGTCAAGCATATAAAGAACCTCTACCATATTTTGTACCCTTTTGTAAATAATGAAGTTAAAACGAGCCATTCAGCTGGGTTTCTCCAGCAAAACACAagggtaaataaggaaatatctgattaatattgtatatttagaaactcCTAGGCCAAGAATAGGGTAAGAACACTCATTGCTATTATAGATTTACTTGAATTTCTAAGTAAATTCTTTACTTCAAAAAAATAAGACTGATACAAACATATCTCATGATCTTCTTATTGAGTAATTACAGATGGAAGTTCTGTCAAGTATGTTGGTGGCTCTA
This genomic interval carries:
- the VCAN gene encoding versican core protein isoform X2; the protein is MFINIKSILWMCSTLIVTHALHKVKVGKSPPVRGSLSGKVSLPCHFSTMPTLPPSYNTSEFLRIKWSKIEVDKNGKDLKETTVLVAQNGNIKIGQDYKGRVSVPTHPEAVGDASLTVVKLLASDAGLYRCDVMYGIEDTQDTVSLTVDGVVFHYRAATSRYTLNFEAAQKACLDVGAVIATPEQLFAAYEDGFEQCDAGWLSDQTVRYPIRAPRVGCYGDKMGKAGVRTYGFRSPQETYDVYCYVDHLDGDVFHLTVPSKFTFEEAAKECENQDARLATVGELQAAWRNGFDQCDYGWLSDASVRHPVTVARAQCGGGLLGVRTLYRFENQTGFPPPDSRFDAYCFKRRMSDLSVIGHPIDSESKEDEPCSEETDPVHDLMAEILPEFPDIIEIDLYHSEENEEEEEECANATDVTTTPSVQYINGKHLVTTVPKDPEAAEARRGQFESVAPSQNFSDSSESDTHPFVIAKTELSTAVQPNESTETTESLEITWKPETYPETSEHFSGGEPDVFPTVPFHEEFESGTAKKGAESVTERDTEVGHQGREHTEPVSLFPEESSGEIAIDQESQKIAFARATEVTFGEEVEKSTSVTYTPTIVPSSASAYVSEEEAVTLIGNPWPDDLLSTKESWVEATPRQVVELSGSSSIPITEGSGEAEEDEDTMFTMVTDLSQRNTTDTLITLDTSRIITESFFEVPATTIYPVSEQTSAKVVPTKFVSETDTSEWISSTSVEEKKRKEEEGTTGTASTVEVYSSTQRSDQLILPFELESPNVATSSDSGTRKSFMSLTTPTQSEREMTDSTPVFTETNTLENLGAQTTEHSSVHQPGVQEGLTTLPRSPASVFMEQGSGEAAADPETTTVSSFSLNLEYEIQAEKEAAGTLSPHVETTFSTEPTGLVLSTVMDREVAENITQTSREIVISERLEEPNYGAEIRGFSTGFPLEEDFSGDFREYSTVSHPIAKEETVMTEGSGDAAFRDTQTSPSTVPTSVHISHISDSEGPSSTMVSTSAFPWEEFTSSAEGSGEQLVTVSSSVVPVLPSAVRKFSGTASSIIDEGLGEVGTVNEIDRRSTILPTAEVEGTKAPVEKEEVKVSGTVSTNFPQTIEPAKLWSRQEVNPVRQEIESETTSEEQIQEEKSFESPQNSPATEQTIFDSQTFTETELKTTDYSVLTTKKTYSHDKEMKEEDTSLVNMSTPDPDANGLESYTTLPEATEKSHFFLATALVTESIPAEHVVTDSPIKKEESTKHFPKGMRPTIQESDTELLFSGLGSGEEVLPTLPTESVNFTEVEQINNTLYPHTSQVESTSSDKIEDSNRMENVAKEVGPLVSQTDIFEGSGSVTSTTLIEILSDTGAEGPTVAPLPFSTDIGHPQNQTLRWAEEIQTSRPQTITEQDSNKNSSTAEINETTASSTDFLARAYGFEMAKEFDTSAPKPSDLYYEPSGEGSGEVDIVDSFHTSATTQATRQESSTTFVSDGSLERHPEVPSAKAVTADGFPTVSVMLPLHSEQNKSSPDPTSTLSNTVSYERSTDGSFRDRFREFEDSTLKPNRKKPTENIIIDLDKEDKDLILTITESTILEILPELTSDKNTIIDIDHTKPVYEDILGMQTDIDTEVPSEPHDSNDESNDDSTQVQEIYEAAVNLSLTEETFEGSADVLASYTQATHDESMTYEDRSQLDHMGFNFTTGIPAPSTETELDVLLPTATSLPIPHKSATVIPEIEGIKAEAKALDDMFESSTLSDGQAIADQSEIIPTLGQFERTQEEYEDKKHAGPSFQPEFSSGAEEALVDHTPYLSIATTHLMDQSLTEVPDVMEGSNPPYYTDTTLAVSTFAKLSSQTPSSPLTIYSGSEASGHTEIPQPSALPGIDVGSSVMSPQDSFKEIHVNIEATFKPSSEEYLHITEPPSLSPDTKLEPSEDDGKPELLEEMEASPTELIAVEGTEILQDFQNKTDGQVSGEAIKMFPTIKTPEAGTVITTADEIELEGATQWPHSTSASATYGVEAGVVPWLSPQTSERPTLSSSPEINPETQAALIRGQDSTIAASEQQVAARILDSNNQTTVSPVEFNTEVATPPFSLLETSNETDFLIGINEESVEGTAIYLPGPDRCKMNPCLNGGTCYPTETSYVCTCVPGYSGDQCELDFDECHSNPCRNGATCVDGFNTFRCLCLPSYVGALCEQDTETCDYGWHKFQGQCYKYFAHRRTWDAAERECRLQGAHLTSILSHEEQMFVNRVGHDYQWIGLNDKMFEHDFRWTDGSTLQYENWRPNQPDSFFSAGEDCVVIIWHENGQWNDVPCNYHLTYTCKKGTVACGQPPVVENAKTFGKMKPRYEINSLIRYHCKDGFIQRHLPTIRCLGNGRWAIPKITCMNPSAYQRTYSMKYFKNSSSAKDNSINTSKHDHRWSRRWQESRR